In Oreochromis niloticus isolate F11D_XX linkage group LG18, O_niloticus_UMD_NMBU, whole genome shotgun sequence, one genomic interval encodes:
- the wrnip1 gene encoding ATPase WRNIP1 isoform X1, giving the protein MANEKTAAAPDSVQCPVCFKDFTSATINGHLDICLLKGVTDSSPSTADESGPPVKKSRTGPEAVIKPAASSSSMASAQSPGVFSLFQGNRGKPPVQTERNGLFAGKQSPGSAASKGVKRLLNEEAELGAAGTETLRSQQPAPASSGQGLKTAKRLSPRTLFAVDKPLAEVLRPETLEEYFGQNKVVGEQSLFRPLLDSQEIPSLILWGPPGCGKTTLAHIIASTSKKKGTARFVTLSATSTSTNEVREVIKQAQNELRLCKRKTILFIDEIHRFNKSQQDTFLPHVECGTVTLIGATTENPSFQVNAALLSRCKVLVLEKLSVEAMGSILNRAVATLGIRIQGHDSTNPKDEDQTDGHRQKKIYIQQKALDTMAYLCDGDARVGLNSLQLAVQAQMSKTNLLAPDDSPQEILVTEEHIKEGLQRSHILYDKAGEEHYNCISALHKSMRGSHENASLYWLGRMLEGGEDPLYVARRLVRFASEDVGMADPTALTQAVSAFQACHFIGMPECEVILAQCVVYLARAPKSVSIYKAYNNVKTCLRSHKGPLPPVPLHLRNAPTRLMKQLGYSKGYKYNPDFSGPVEQEYLPEELQGINFFTWKPSDS; this is encoded by the exons ATGGCGAACGAGAAGACAGCTGCAGCGCCAGACTCGGTGCAATGTCCCGTTTGTTTTAAAGACTTCACGTCCGCCACAATCAACGGACATCTGGATATATGTCTGCTGAAAGGCGTTACCGACAGCAGCCCGTCCACAGCGGACGAGAGCGGACCTCCTGTAAAGAAATCCCGCACTGGTCCCGAGGCTGTCATCAAACCTGCGGCCAGCTCCTCCTCCATGGCCAGCGCGCAGTCACCGGGGGTGTTTTCGCTGTTTCAAGGCAACAGGGGGAAACCTCCGGTCCAGACTGAACGGAACGGTTTATTTGCCGGTAAACAAAGTCCTGGCAGTGCTGCCAGCAAGGGGgtgaaacgtttactgaacgaGGAGGCGGAGCTTGGGGCAGCAGGTACAGAGACTTTGAGGAGTCAGCAGCCCGCGCCTGCATCCAGCGGGCAGGGCTTGAAAACGGCGAAACGTTTATCACCGCGGACGTTGTTTGCAGTCGACAAGCCTCTGGCGGAGGTGCTGAGACCAGAAACACTGGAGGAATACTTTGGGCAAAATAAAGTTGTAGGAGAGCAAAGTCTCTTCCGGCCACTTCTTGACTCCCAGGAAATACCGTCGCTGATCCTCTGGGGACCTCCGGGATGCGGAAAG ACCACTCTAGCCCACATCATTGCCAGCACCAGTAAGAAGAAGGGGACGGCTCGCTttgtaactctgtctgccacCAGTACATCCACCAATGAGGTCAGAGAAGTGATAAAGCAGGCGCAAAACGAGCTCCGACTGTGCAAGAGGAAGACCATCCTGTTCATCGATGAAATTCACCGCTTCAATAAATCCCAACAG GACACCTTCCTTCCACATGTGGAGTGTGGCACAGTCACTTTGATCGGAGCGACCACTGAGAACCCATCCTTCCAGGTGAATGCTGCCCTGCTGAGCAGGTGCAAGGTGCTGGTTCTGGAGAAGCTGTCTGTGGAGGCGATGGGCTCGATCCTGAACAGAGCTGTGGCCACACTTGGGATCAGAATCCAGGGACACGATTCGACAAACCCCAAAGATGAAGACCAAACAGATGGACACAG acaaaaaaagatTTACATTCAGCAAAAAGCCCTGGACACCATGGCCTACCTTTGTGATGGCGACGCAAGAGTGGGGCTCAATAGTCTCCAGCTGGCTGTTCAGGCTCAGATGTCCAAAACAAACCTCTTAGCACCCGACGATTCTCCTCAAGAGATACTAGTGACAGAAGAGCACATCAAAGAAGGTCTCCAAAGGTCCCACATTCTCTATGATAAAGCTG GTGAAGAGCATTACAACTGCATATCAGCGTTACATAAGTCTATGAGAGGCTCCCATGAGAATGCGTCTCTCTACTGGCTGGGCCGTATGCTTGAGGGTGGCGAGGATCCGCTCTACGTGGCTCGCAGACTGGTCCGCTTTGCCAGTGAAGATGTGG GTATGGCAGATCCCACCGCTCTTACTCAGGCTGTTTCTGCCTTCCAAGCCTGTCATTTCATTGGGATGCCTGAATGTGAG GTGATCCTTGCTCAGTGTGTGGTCTACCTGGCACGAGCACCCAAGTCTGTGTCGATCTACAAGGCCTATAATAATGTGAAGACCTGTTTGAGAAGCCACAAAGGTCCCCTGCCTCCCGTCCCCTTGCACCTCCGCAATGCCCCAACCAGGCTTATGAAACAGCTGGGATACTCTAAAGGCTACAAATACAACCCAGACTTCAGCGGCCCCGTAGAGCAGGAGTACTTACCTGAGGAGCTGCAAGGAATCAACTTCTTCACCTGGAAGCCCTCAGACTCATGA
- the wrnip1 gene encoding ATPase WRNIP1 isoform X2 has product MANEKTAAAPDSVQCPVCFKDFTSATINGHLDICLLKGVTDSSPSTADESGPPVKKSRTGPEAVIKPAASSSSMASAQSPGVFSLFQGNRGKPPVQTERNGLFAGKQSPGSAASKGVKRLLNEEAELGAAGTETLRSQQPAPASSGQGLKTAKRLSPRTLFAVDKPLAEVLRPETLEEYFGQNKVVGEQSLFRPLLDSQEIPSLILWGPPGCGKTTLAHIIASTSKKKGTARFVTLSATSTSTNEVREVIKQAQNELRLCKRKTILFIDEIHRFNKSQQDTFLPHVECGTVTLIGATTENPSFQVNAALLSRCKVLVLEKLSVEAMGSILNRAVATLGIRIQGHDSTNPKDEDQTDGHRQKKIYIQQKALDTMAYLCDGDARVGLNSLQLAVQAQMSKTNLLAPDDSPQEILVTEEHIKEGLQRSHILYDKAGEEHYNCISALHKSMRGSHENASLYWLGRMLEGGEDPLYVARRLVRFASEDVWQIPPLLLRLFLPSKPVISLGCLNVR; this is encoded by the exons ATGGCGAACGAGAAGACAGCTGCAGCGCCAGACTCGGTGCAATGTCCCGTTTGTTTTAAAGACTTCACGTCCGCCACAATCAACGGACATCTGGATATATGTCTGCTGAAAGGCGTTACCGACAGCAGCCCGTCCACAGCGGACGAGAGCGGACCTCCTGTAAAGAAATCCCGCACTGGTCCCGAGGCTGTCATCAAACCTGCGGCCAGCTCCTCCTCCATGGCCAGCGCGCAGTCACCGGGGGTGTTTTCGCTGTTTCAAGGCAACAGGGGGAAACCTCCGGTCCAGACTGAACGGAACGGTTTATTTGCCGGTAAACAAAGTCCTGGCAGTGCTGCCAGCAAGGGGgtgaaacgtttactgaacgaGGAGGCGGAGCTTGGGGCAGCAGGTACAGAGACTTTGAGGAGTCAGCAGCCCGCGCCTGCATCCAGCGGGCAGGGCTTGAAAACGGCGAAACGTTTATCACCGCGGACGTTGTTTGCAGTCGACAAGCCTCTGGCGGAGGTGCTGAGACCAGAAACACTGGAGGAATACTTTGGGCAAAATAAAGTTGTAGGAGAGCAAAGTCTCTTCCGGCCACTTCTTGACTCCCAGGAAATACCGTCGCTGATCCTCTGGGGACCTCCGGGATGCGGAAAG ACCACTCTAGCCCACATCATTGCCAGCACCAGTAAGAAGAAGGGGACGGCTCGCTttgtaactctgtctgccacCAGTACATCCACCAATGAGGTCAGAGAAGTGATAAAGCAGGCGCAAAACGAGCTCCGACTGTGCAAGAGGAAGACCATCCTGTTCATCGATGAAATTCACCGCTTCAATAAATCCCAACAG GACACCTTCCTTCCACATGTGGAGTGTGGCACAGTCACTTTGATCGGAGCGACCACTGAGAACCCATCCTTCCAGGTGAATGCTGCCCTGCTGAGCAGGTGCAAGGTGCTGGTTCTGGAGAAGCTGTCTGTGGAGGCGATGGGCTCGATCCTGAACAGAGCTGTGGCCACACTTGGGATCAGAATCCAGGGACACGATTCGACAAACCCCAAAGATGAAGACCAAACAGATGGACACAG acaaaaaaagatTTACATTCAGCAAAAAGCCCTGGACACCATGGCCTACCTTTGTGATGGCGACGCAAGAGTGGGGCTCAATAGTCTCCAGCTGGCTGTTCAGGCTCAGATGTCCAAAACAAACCTCTTAGCACCCGACGATTCTCCTCAAGAGATACTAGTGACAGAAGAGCACATCAAAGAAGGTCTCCAAAGGTCCCACATTCTCTATGATAAAGCTG GTGAAGAGCATTACAACTGCATATCAGCGTTACATAAGTCTATGAGAGGCTCCCATGAGAATGCGTCTCTCTACTGGCTGGGCCGTATGCTTGAGGGTGGCGAGGATCCGCTCTACGTGGCTCGCAGACTGGTCCGCTTTGCCAGTGAAGAT GTATGGCAGATCCCACCGCTCTTACTCAGGCTGTTTCTGCCTTCCAAGCCTGTCATTTCATTGGGATGCCTGAATGTGAG GTGA